In Acinetobacter wanghuae, the sequence GTGTGATTGGCGATGCTTTACGCTTTAAACAAATTCTGACCAATTTGATTTCGAATGCGATTAAATTCACGCCTGATGGTGAAATCATCGTACGGGCACGCATGGAACATGATGATATTGGCAAGTGTTTACTGCATTTTAGTGTGCAAGACAGCGGCATTGGTTTAAGTGGTACAGATCGTAAAAAACTCTTTGAATCTTTCTCGCAAGGCGATACTTCTGTCACACGTCAATTTGGTGGTACAGGTTTGGGCTTAGCCATTTCTAAGCAATTGGTCAGCCTGATGCATGGTCAAATTGGCTTTGAAGACAACCAAGAACGTGCACCGACTGAAAAAGGCTCAACTTTCTGGTTCACCGCTCAGTTTGATGTGGATGATGAACAGCTCATTGAACATCCAAACTTTAATGACTTAACCGTGGTATCGAATTTAGCACATCCTGCAACGGCAAATGTTTTACGTCATTATTTAGAAAATTATCAGGTTCAGCATACTGAAACCGCTTCTATTCTAGATTTATTCAGTCGTCTTAATCATCTAAAAAATACTGAGAATACATGGCTGATTGTCGATCACAGTGGGGATACTGAAGCCTTACTGACCGAAATTCGTAGTCGTTATCATGGCAATATTGCCGTTTACGGTTACCAAATGTCGATTGATCCAGACATGCTCAGCAAGCATGGTGCATTAGCATTGCATCAACCGCTCAGCCGTCGTGCCTTGATTCAACTGTTACGTAATCAGCCGATTTATGAAGCGGAAGTCCATGAAGAATTTAATGGTCAGGGCTTACATATTTTAGCGGTGGATGATCATTTACCAAACCTGATTGTACTTGAAGCGCTTTTGGCGGAGCTCAATGTTAAAACCACCAAAGCCACCAGTGGTCAAGAAGCGATCGAGATCATTCAACATCGTTATGAACAGTCTCAGCCTGCATTTGATTTAGTCTTTATGGATATTCAAATGCCTGTGATGTCTGGCATTGATACCACACGTGCATTACGCTCACTTGAATCAACCTTCGACAATCAGAAACGTTTACCGATTATTGCCTTAACGGCACATGCCCTCTCTGATGAAAAACAAAAGTTACTCCAAGTCGGGATGGATGATTACGTGACCAAACCAATTCAGATGGAACAGATTATTCAGATTCTGACGGATTGGACTACCGAAAGCTTTAAAAAAATGCCGGTGCTTGATCGTGCCAATATTGTTGATGCTTTAGATCCCAATATTTTAGATTGGCAACAGAGTTTACAACTGGCTGCCAATAAAGAAGATTTAGCGGTTGATTTGCTGCGTATGCTCTGTGACAGTTTTGACAACGAACTCAGCGAAATGCAGCAATTGGTTGAACTTGAAGATTTCCCACAACTTGAGCATGTACTACATCGACTTTATGGCGCGACACGCTATGTCGGTGTACCCACTTTGCAAAAAGTAAGCGGTGGCTTTGAACAATTCGTTTCAACCTTACGTAAAGAACGTCGTAAAGCGGATGATGTGTTCATTGCTGAAGTGGTAAAACGTTTAGATGAACTGCGAAGCGTGATTGATCAAGTAATACAGGCAGCGCAGCAGATTTTGAATAAACAAAATAGCTAAAAACTTGCAAAGGTTACAACAGCGCTGTGTGACTTGGCTGTCATGCAATATCCGTTAGGCACATGCTATGCTCAGTGCAATAAAAATGAAGGGTTTTCACATGTCATTGGTACGCTTTGATAAAAATAATGGTATTGCCACGGTTACACTGAATCGTCCGGATAAACGTAATGCGATGAGCTTTGCTTTACTGCGCGAATTGGTCAAAATTGCCAATCAGATTAAAAAAGATAAAAGCATTCGTTGTGTCATTTTGACGGGCGAAGCACAGGTTTTTAGTGCCGGTATTGATTTAGCCGACTTAAACAATCCTAAAAATCGAGTATTTGCCGCTTGGGAGCTGATTCGTCCGGGGCAAAGTCTTTTCCAAAAAGCCTTTTTAATTTGGCAAGAATTGCCTGTTCCTGTCATTGCAGCCATTGAAGGCTACTGTTTTGGTGCCGGCATGCAATTGGCTTTAGCCGCAGATATTCGTATTGCTCATCCCACGACCCAAATGTCGATTATGGAAAGTCGTTGGGGCTTAGTACCAGACATGGGGCTAAGCCGTTCTCTCAAAGGCTTAATTGGTTTAGATTTGGCAAAAGAGCTGACACTGACTGCACGTATTTTTGATGCAACTTATGCGAATAACATTGGATTGATGACCCATGTGGATGAACAGCCTTTGGTCAAAGCACAAGCCTTAGCAGAAGAAATGCTGCAACGTTCACCCGATGCCCTGATGGCATCTAAATTTGTGTTAGACGCGATGGAACATCGTCCAAATAAATCCTTACGTATGGAAAAAATTTGGCAGCTTAAACTGTTACTTGGTAAGAATAGTCAATTGGCACGCAAAAAGGATAAAAATCCTGATGTACAATTTTTACCACGCCAATATAAATAATTTCTTTCAATTTTAGGTATCACTTGAGTCAAGCCATGCAATTTGATCAGAGTAGCAAAATCGCTTTTTTAGGTATGGGGTTAATGGGCAATCGTATGACCACACGTTTGCTCAATGCCGGTTTTCAAGTCAGCGTATGGAATCGAACTGCAACTGCATGCGAATCCCTCATTCAACAAGGCGCGACGCTCGTTAATCTCGATCGTATTGCTGACTATGACCTGATCTTAAGCTGTTTAGCTGATGACCATGCCGTAGAGCACGTATTTACTCAAATTGAAAATGGTATTCGTGCGGATCAAGTGATTGTCGATTTCTCGAGTCTTTCAGTTGAGAAAACTCAAGAATTAGCCCGTCGTACTCAAGCAAAAGAGGCTATTTGGATTGACTCCCCTGTTTCGGGTGGCACGAATGGCGCTGAAGATGGCACATTGGTTGTATTTGCAGGCGGCGATGCAACGACTATTCAGGCATTGACCCCGATTTATCAGGTGCTTTCACAACGTGTCACCCGCATGGGTGAAACAGGTACAGGTCAAGCCACTAAAATTTGCAATCAACTCATCGTTGCTGCCAACAGTACTTTAATTGCTGAAGCAGTAGCACTGGCAGATTTGGCAGGTGTCGACACCACTTTACTTGCACCTGCATTAGCCGGTGGCTTTGCCGACTCGAAACCATTTCAGATCTTAGCACCACGCATGGCCACTCACACTTTTAAACCGGTGCAATGGAAAGTGCAAACCTTAGCAAAAGATTTAAACAATGCGCTGCAACTGGCAACAGCATTAAAGCTCGATATTCCGGTTGCAGAAAAAGCCTTATCGCAACTGAATGCGCATCAACAGTTAGGTCATGCTGAAGCAGATTTATCGACTGTCATTCAACAGGTTCAAAAGTAAAGCGCTCTTTTAAGGATATCTTCATGCACAAACTTGCTGTTAATTTGTCGATGATTTTTACCGAAGTGCCGTTGATTGAGCGTTTTGCTTTGGCTCGATCTCATGGCTTTGATCATGTGGAAATTCAATTTCCCTATGAACTCAATATTGATCAAATCCGTCATGAATTACGTGTACATGACTTAAGCTTATGTCTGATTAATGTTCCTGCAGGTGATTTAATGCAAGGCGGCAATGGAATTGCGGGTATTCCCGGGCAAGAAATTGCTTTTCATCAGACCATGCAACAAGCGATAGAATATGCCTCGGCTTTAAATGTACCGAGCATCAATATTCTGGCAGGAAAACAACCGCTCGATAGTGACTTATTGCCTTGTCTTGAAACCTTGTCGAGCAATTTGAAAATGGCATGCTCCATGTTGGCAGACTATGACATTCAGCCCGTGTTCGAGATGATTAATGGCAAGGATATGCCACGCTTTTTAATTCAAAATGTGGCACAAGCCCAAGAAATGCTTGAAGCTGTCAATCATCCTGCCTTAAAAATGCAATATGATTGTTATCACATGGCCATGATGGGCGAAGATATTTTAGCTGCACTGCAAGAAAATATTCAAATGATTGGTCATATTCAATTTGCCGACTGTCCGGGACGCCACGAACCCAACACCGCAGCAATCAATTATAATGATATCTTTACATGGCTTGCACAAAGTAATTATGCAGGCTTTATTGCCGCTGAATACAAGCCTAGCAATCATTCCAACGAATCCTTCGCATGGAAAAATCGTTATTTCCCACAAGGAAACTAATACGCATATCGGCTTGATTTGAATTTCACCGACAAAACCGCTATATTAGATCATGCATAATTGTTAGGAAATTATACCCCCCATGAATTTAGAACCATCGCCCAGCGCTTCTAATTCTCACGATCAAACTATGAATTCACATGCTCAAGCTGTAAAAGATTGTTTAAAAGTCGTACACAGCGCTCTTGAAGATGTAAAAGCAAAAGAAATTGTTGAAATCGATGTCACTACCATCAGTAATGTTGCTGATGCGATGGTCATTGCAAGCGGTACATCAACTCGTCATATCAAATCATTGGCGAATAACGTTGCTGAAGAAGCACGTAAAGCTGGCTTCCGCCCGATTGGTATTGAAGGTGAACGTGATGCTGAGTGGATCTTAATCGACTTAGGTTATGTGGTTGTTCACTGCATGCTCCCAACTGCGCGTAAATTCTATGACCTAGAAAGCTTATGGCGTAATCCTACAGATACTGTAGCGTAAAACCGAATATTAAAAAAAGCGACCGATTGGGTCGCTTTTTTATGCCTAAAATCTACCTAGAGCTAAAGCAATTGCTGTAAATCAAGATCAGGATAATTGAGTTTCATATCTGTCTTGCCTTGTGCATAGATATGATCACTTTTTTGTGGACCATAAAATTCACAACACACCGTATACAAGGCTGTAATACCTTTTGCGGCTTGACTCATCGGCAAACTTTGCATCAATGCTTGTGCAGTATTGTCATAAGGCTTGAGTAATGCATTGGAGAGTTGATCCCGATGCAACTGTTGCTTAAGCACCGTGGTAAATTCATCTAAATCATTGACTTGCACACGATTTAAAACATGATTCACAAAATCATCATAAGCTTTATATAAATCATCCGAATCGACAAAGGTTTTATCTTCATCGGTTTTCAGTAATTCTACTTTTTCTAGATGACTCAGCTCATGAATCACCTGTTTGAGCATGTCTTTACGATGCTGTTTTAAATCCTCGGTGGTACAAATTTCATTTAAAAAACGATTCAATACAAAAGCCGGTTTTTCGCTATATTCCTGCTCCCAATAATTCAGGACGCGCTCCAAACTTGAGCCTTGAAAATACTGTTTTAATCCACGTTGAATTGCTTGACGGCGCTGCGCCACATTGAATACTTCAGCATTCATCGGTATCTCCTCACATCAATGGCGCTTGTTAATCTCATCGGTATCGAAAGTAATATCACGCTGAAATTCAGGATAAGATAATTCCGCATGTTCGGTATAATCCAAGCCGCGTTGTTCATGCTGCGCACTCACACGTAGGCCACCGAGTATGAGATGTAACACCTTAAACACAATAAATGCCACACCAAAGCCCCAAGCAAAACCTGCTGCGACACCGATGGCTTGAACAGCAACGATTGAGCTATTAAACATATTACTTTCAAAGAAAATACCGGCTGCGATCGTGCCCCATGCACCGCAAAAACCATGAACAGTCACTGCATCGACCACATCATCAACACGGCATTTCTCAAGCATTCGTGGTAAGACACTGACCATTAACCCTGCGATTGAGCCTGTTAAAATGGCATAGACTGGATTCATAGTGGCACAGCCAGCCGTAATGCCGACCAAACCACCTAATGATGCGTTAATGGTTGTTTTAATGAGAATCGCTTTACGGCGCACTAAGGCATATAACATATAAGTCACGGCTGCTGCACAGGCTGCCAAGTGAGTATTCAGTGCAATTCGACCAATACTGACATCAGCATTAACTGTCGATGCGGCGTTAAAACCAAACCAAGCTAACCATAAAATAAAGCCACCTAATGCCACGAGCGGCAAACTATGCCCTGGCAACGCGTGTATTTGACCATGACGACCGAAACGTCCTAAGCGTGGACCTAAGACAATAATACCGGCAAGTGCCACCCAGCCCCCCATAGAGTGCACCACCGTTGAGCCAGCAAAATCGATAAAGCCCATCGCTTTGAGCCAACCTTCACCTTCAAACAAGCTGCCCCATGCCCAACTGCCAAATACGGGATAAATCAAACCACTCACGAAAGCAGCACTCACCACATAGGCAACGAAATGAATTCGCTCAGCCATTGCTCCACTCGCAATCGTAGTAGCTGTTGCGGCAAACATCATTTGGAAAAATAGTAAATTCCAGTCCCAACTGGCTAATTGATCGGGTGCAAAATGCGACATGCCGAGCCAACCGCTATGATTCACCCCAAACATGAGACCAAAGCCCACCAACCAAAAGACTAAGCCACCAAGACAAGCATCCATATAATTTTTCATTAAAACATTCACGGTATTCTTACTGCGCACAGAGCCACTTTCAACCAGTGCAAAACCCGCCTGCATAAAGAAAACTAAAATGCCGCCCATCACCACCCAAACACTGTCGATTGAAACACGAATTTCTTGTATATTTTTAATCACATCGGCTTGTTCTGCTGCATATGCAGGCAAACTTATTAGACCCAACAATAGCCAAAATACTTTATTTATTTTCATAGAATACCCCTGTATCTAAAGCAAGGGATAGCAAGAAGAATGCCACAAGTGATTCTTCGAGAAATGTCGTATTTTGTGCAAATTCTTGCTGCTTTGAACAACCTCATTCAATCTATGTTTAGATCGTGCACCAAAGCAACTCACGCTGAATCAAAAGTGCATTTTATGGAGGATTTTGACAAAGAAGTGAACTCTTTTGAGACATAAAAGTAGATATAAAAAAACCACCCGAAGGTGGTTTTTTTATTAAGTCACTCTAACCTTTCTTTTAAAAGAAAGGTTGAACGAGACTTCAATTAGTGACCTGAACCATTAATGGCTTTGGTCATATCCTCAACGACTTTCTTCGCATCACCAAAGATCATCATGGTCTTGTCGTTATAGAACAAGTCATTGTCTAGACCCGCATAACCGGTTGCCATTGAACGCTTGATCACCATAATGGTACGTGCTTTATGTGCTTCCAAAATCGGCATACCATAAATTGGAGATGATGGATCATCTTTTGCCGCAGGGTTCACCACGTCATTCGCACCAATCACCAGTACCACATCTGTTGCAGGGAAGTCAGAGTTAATCTCATCCATCTCTAGAATGTCTTCATAAGGGACATCGGCTTCAGCAAGCAAGACGTTCATATGACCCGGCATACGACCTGCCACAGGGTGAATCGCAAAACGAACCGTTACGCCCTGCTCTTTCAGTAAGTTAGCTAACTCTTTTACTGCATTTTGTGCACGACCTTGCGCCATACCATAACCCGGCACAATCACCACGCTATCCGCATTTGACATCAAGAAGCCTGCATCATCGGCAGAACCTGAACGATGGTTACGTGGTGCTTTATCGCCTGCATCTGCTGCTGCAACAGCTGCACCGCCCATTGCACCACCAAACAACACATTAATGATCGAGCGGTTCATTGCTTTACACATAATATAAGACAAAATTGCACCCGATGAACCTACAAGCGAGCCTGCAACAATCAACATGTTGTTTTCTAATGTGAAACCAATACCTGCTGCTGCCCAACCTGAGAATGAGTTCAGAAGCGATACCACAACCGGCATATCACCGCCACCGACAGGTGCAATCCAGACCCAACCAAATACAAGTGCAAGACCTGTCATTGCCCAGAATGCAGTCATATCACCGGTTAAGAAGAATTGAATACCGAAGCCAAGCATTGCAAGGAAAATGATGGCTTGTACAGGTTTAACCCATGCACCCGAAATCGTTTTTGCCCATTTCTTTGCTGCCAATTTACCGTAAGCAAACACAGATGCAGTAAAGGTAATTGCACCCACGAAACAGCCGACGAACAATTCAAACAGATGAACTTTGCTCATTTCATGGAAATTCACACCATTTGCTGCAAGTAAATCGGGACCCAACTCTGCAAGTTTATTGTTATGAATGATCGCAGCGACCGCAATTAAGACCGCAGCCAAACCCACAAGCGAGTGCATGAGTGCAACCGTTTCAGGCATTTGTGTCATTGGAACCGTACGTGCACGCGCAATACCGACTATCGCACCAAGTACCATTGCGCCGACAATCATCCAAACTACAGGGCTGTCTGCCACAAAGAAGGTGGTTAAGACAGCAATCGCCATGGCGATCATACCGTAACGATTACCCGCAATTGCCGTTTTCGGACCAGACAAACCACGAAGCGTTAAAATAAAAAGAATGGCACCAATCAGGTAGAACCAATTTGCATATTCACGAATGAAATCCATGGCTTAACCCTCTTTTTTCTTTTGCTTCGGTTTAAACATTTCTAGCATACGTGCAGTTACTGCAAAGCCACCAAAAATATTAATACTTGCCAAGAACACTGCAATGGCACCCAGTACACTCACCACATTAATGGTTTGGAAATCAACATTGCCTTCAACACCAACAAGTGGCAGACCCACGGTTTGAATCATCGCACCGACAATAATGATCGATGATAATGCGTTGGTCACTGCCATCAACGGCGTATGCAAAGCAGGCGTTACCCCCCAAACCACGTAGTAACCTACGAAGATGGCAAGAACAAAAATCGTAATCGTTTCAACCATGACAGTTCTCCTTAACCACGTTTCAACAGCACTTGGCCGCCGTGTGTGATGAGTAATGCTTTTTGAATTTCTTCTTCTTGATTCAGGACAAAGTTTTTATCTGCATCAAACAAGGTTTCAACAAAATTGAAAACATTACGTGCATAAAGTGCAGATGCTTCTGTCGAAACGGTCGAAGGGATATTAGGAATACCGAGGATTTTCACACCGTTATCGGTCACCACGGTTTCACCGCATTTCGAACCTTCTACGTTACCGCCCGACTCCACCGCCATATCTAAAATGACTGAACCGGGTTTCATTTTGGCAACTGTTTCAGAACGGATTAAACGTGGTGCATTACGACCCGGCAATAGTGCTGTGGTAAT encodes:
- a CDS encoding ammonium transporter translates to MKINKVFWLLLGLISLPAYAAEQADVIKNIQEIRVSIDSVWVVMGGILVFFMQAGFALVESGSVRSKNTVNVLMKNYMDACLGGLVFWLVGFGLMFGVNHSGWLGMSHFAPDQLASWDWNLLFFQMMFAATATTIASGAMAERIHFVAYVVSAAFVSGLIYPVFGSWAWGSLFEGEGWLKAMGFIDFAGSTVVHSMGGWVALAGIIVLGPRLGRFGRHGQIHALPGHSLPLVALGGFILWLAWFGFNAASTVNADVSIGRIALNTHLAACAAAVTYMLYALVRRKAILIKTTINASLGGLVGITAGCATMNPVYAILTGSIAGLMVSVLPRMLEKCRVDDVVDAVTVHGFCGAWGTIAAGIFFESNMFNSSIVAVQAIGVAAGFAWGFGVAFIVFKVLHLILGGLRVSAQHEQRGLDYTEHAELSYPEFQRDITFDTDEINKRH
- a CDS encoding hydroxypyruvate isomerase family protein, which produces MHKLAVNLSMIFTEVPLIERFALARSHGFDHVEIQFPYELNIDQIRHELRVHDLSLCLINVPAGDLMQGGNGIAGIPGQEIAFHQTMQQAIEYASALNVPSINILAGKQPLDSDLLPCLETLSSNLKMACSMLADYDIQPVFEMINGKDMPRFLIQNVAQAQEMLEAVNHPALKMQYDCYHMAMMGEDILAALQENIQMIGHIQFADCPGRHEPNTAAINYNDIFTWLAQSNYAGFIAAEYKPSNHSNESFAWKNRYFPQGN
- a CDS encoding crotonase/enoyl-CoA hydratase family protein; amino-acid sequence: MSLVRFDKNNGIATVTLNRPDKRNAMSFALLRELVKIANQIKKDKSIRCVILTGEAQVFSAGIDLADLNNPKNRVFAAWELIRPGQSLFQKAFLIWQELPVPVIAAIEGYCFGAGMQLALAADIRIAHPTTQMSIMESRWGLVPDMGLSRSLKGLIGLDLAKELTLTARIFDATYANNIGLMTHVDEQPLVKAQALAEEMLQRSPDALMASKFVLDAMEHRPNKSLRMEKIWQLKLLLGKNSQLARKKDKNPDVQFLPRQYK
- a CDS encoding GacS-like sensor histidine kinase, whose translation is MSNINKKLFNRLHLNHAYGQLIALIFVPITILACVGAILVMSETSNAARAQQKQMAIAILTRFQSTSESALQIVENYPWQYDQARIAMQNMLNEKHLLRAGILDVKGKSRLSIGFQDQAPWPALTTQANFVGPILYHNNHIYAIRINENTQNPGWLAIELDNQPLEIARYRVLIVLVATGLLTLLLLLLCLNFYSRRWIAPMYEIRMQLQRLNADTLDQHMVINSTGELRLLQRDIANVVKRLHFSFLELREHTEQTEDDLRRTLDTLEVQNITYRQARDQAISANQAKSVFLANISHELRTPLNSIDGFIHLLLRQGNLSNEQSLYLQTIRKSSAHLLALINDVLDFSKIDAGKLELETAAFDLEEAIFDVMDMLSPLAAQKHIDMAFYYADSIPKCVIGDALRFKQILTNLISNAIKFTPDGEIIVRARMEHDDIGKCLLHFSVQDSGIGLSGTDRKKLFESFSQGDTSVTRQFGGTGLGLAISKQLVSLMHGQIGFEDNQERAPTEKGSTFWFTAQFDVDDEQLIEHPNFNDLTVVSNLAHPATANVLRHYLENYQVQHTETASILDLFSRLNHLKNTENTWLIVDHSGDTEALLTEIRSRYHGNIAVYGYQMSIDPDMLSKHGALALHQPLSRRALIQLLRNQPIYEAEVHEEFNGQGLHILAVDDHLPNLIVLEALLAELNVKTTKATSGQEAIEIIQHRYEQSQPAFDLVFMDIQMPVMSGIDTTRALRSLESTFDNQKRLPIIALTAHALSDEKQKLLQVGMDDYVTKPIQMEQIIQILTDWTTESFKKMPVLDRANIVDALDPNILDWQQSLQLAANKEDLAVDLLRMLCDSFDNELSEMQQLVELEDFPQLEHVLHRLYGATRYVGVPTLQKVSGGFEQFVSTLRKERRKADDVFIAEVVKRLDELRSVIDQVIQAAQQILNKQNS
- a CDS encoding NAD(P)-dependent oxidoreductase, whose product is MQFDQSSKIAFLGMGLMGNRMTTRLLNAGFQVSVWNRTATACESLIQQGATLVNLDRIADYDLILSCLADDHAVEHVFTQIENGIRADQVIVDFSSLSVEKTQELARRTQAKEAIWIDSPVSGGTNGAEDGTLVVFAGGDATTIQALTPIYQVLSQRVTRMGETGTGQATKICNQLIVAANSTLIAEAVALADLAGVDTTLLAPALAGGFADSKPFQILAPRMATHTFKPVQWKVQTLAKDLNNALQLATALKLDIPVAEKALSQLNAHQQLGHAEADLSTVIQQVQK
- the rsfS gene encoding ribosome silencing factor codes for the protein MNLEPSPSASNSHDQTMNSHAQAVKDCLKVVHSALEDVKAKEIVEIDVTTISNVADAMVIASGTSTRHIKSLANNVAEEARKAGFRPIGIEGERDAEWILIDLGYVVVHCMLPTARKFYDLESLWRNPTDTVA
- a CDS encoding NAD(P)(+) transhydrogenase (Re/Si-specific) subunit beta; translated protein: MDFIREYANWFYLIGAILFILTLRGLSGPKTAIAGNRYGMIAMAIAVLTTFFVADSPVVWMIVGAMVLGAIVGIARARTVPMTQMPETVALMHSLVGLAAVLIAVAAIIHNNKLAELGPDLLAANGVNFHEMSKVHLFELFVGCFVGAITFTASVFAYGKLAAKKWAKTISGAWVKPVQAIIFLAMLGFGIQFFLTGDMTAFWAMTGLALVFGWVWIAPVGGGDMPVVVSLLNSFSGWAAAGIGFTLENNMLIVAGSLVGSSGAILSYIMCKAMNRSIINVLFGGAMGGAAVAAADAGDKAPRNHRSGSADDAGFLMSNADSVVIVPGYGMAQGRAQNAVKELANLLKEQGVTVRFAIHPVAGRMPGHMNVLLAEADVPYEDILEMDEINSDFPATDVVLVIGANDVVNPAAKDDPSSPIYGMPILEAHKARTIMVIKRSMATGYAGLDNDLFYNDKTMMIFGDAKKVVEDMTKAINGSGH
- a CDS encoding proton-translocating transhydrogenase family protein, giving the protein MVETITIFVLAIFVGYYVVWGVTPALHTPLMAVTNALSSIIIVGAMIQTVGLPLVGVEGNVDFQTINVVSVLGAIAVFLASINIFGGFAVTARMLEMFKPKQKKKEG